A region of the Streptomyces durocortorensis genome:
CAGGCGGATGTGATCGAAGCCGGGAACGGTGAGCGTCATGAAAGGCCGTCCTTTCGGGTGGGGACCGGACCGGATCAGCCTGGGCGACGGCGATCAGCAGCCGATGAGTACGGTTGGGCGCAGCGGACCCCGGGCGCGGAGGATGGGGGTATGCGAATCGACGTGCTCGGTGCTGTGCGGGCCTTCCGCGACGACGGCAGTCCGGTTGACCTGGGCGGTCCTCGCCATCGCGAGGTACTCGCCCGGCTCGTCACCGCAGAGGGGCGGATGGTCACCACCGACAGTCTTGTCGACGACCTGTGGACCGATCCACCGGCCCGCGGCGTGGGCGCTCTGCGTACGTTCGTCGCCGCGCTGCGCCGCGCCCTCGAACCCGACCGGCCGCCCCGCGATCCGCCGCGCGTACTCGTCACCGAAGGTCCCGGCTACGCGCTGCGCCTGCCGCGCGAGGACGTGGACGTCCATCGGTTCCAGGACACCCTGGCCCGAGCCCGGCGCAACCCCGACGCGGTGACCGACCTCGGCACGGCACTCGCGGACTGGCGGGGACCCGCCTACGCCGATGTGACCGGCTCCGCATGGGCGCAGCGCGAGCGGACCCGACTGGAGGAGCTGAGGTTGGAGGGGGCGGAACTGCGTGCCCGTATCCTCCTTGGCTCCGGGGAAGGGGCCGATCTCGTCGCCGAACTGGGCGCCCACGTCGCCGAACATCCGTGGCGCGAGCCGGCCTGGGGGCTGCTTGCCCGCGCGCTCCACCGCGCGGGCCGCCAGGCCGACGCGCTGGCCACCCTCCGCCGCGCCCGAGCGATGCTCGTTGAGCAACTCGGGCTCGACCCTGGTGCCGGCCTCCAACGCCTGGAGACGGACATCCTCAACGGGAACGTGCCCCCCGAAGGCGCACGTACCGCGTGGACCGGCCATGGTGCACGTCTCGGCCCGCGCACCACCGTGGATCTGGCCCGCACCCTCGCACTGGCGGGTGGCGACGCCCTCGTCCACTCGCGGCGCGACCGCCTCGCCGCCGTCCAGGCGGCGGAACGCACGGGTGACCTCTCCCTGACCGCCCGGATCATCGCCGCCTACGACGTGCCCGCCATCTGGAGTCGGGCCGACGACCCCGAGCAGTCCCGCGACGTCGTCGCGGCCGCCGAGCGCACGCTCATCGCGCTCGGCCCCGACAGCCCTGCCGACCTGGCCGCCCGCCTCCTGGCCACGGTCGCCGTCGAGAGCCGCAGCGCCGGTCTGTCCAGGGCCGAGCTGAAGCGCGCGCGGCAGGCGGCACGGCAGGCCGAGGCGCTGGCACGGGGCCTGGCCGATCCCGCCCTGCTGGCGTTCGCCCTCAACGGGGTGTTCCTGCAGTCCTTCACCCGCCCCGGACTCGCGGTGGTACGGGACCGGATCGGCGCCGAGATCCTCGACCTGGCCACCCGGCACGAGCTGCCGAACTTCGCGCTACTCGGCCGACTCGTCCGCCTGCAATCCGCCTCGGCCCTCGGTGACCTCGACGCCGCAACCTCCCACGCCAAGGCTGCCGAACAGCTCGCCGTGACCACCGAGGCACCCCTTGTCCCAGTGCTCACCGGGTGGTTCCGGGCACGGGCCACGGCTGCCCGCAGCGTCGAACCCGGCGGACCGACCGCCGCCACGGCCGCAGCGCACTACCGCGCTGCCGAGGACGCCCTCCAGACGGCCGGAATGCCGGGGCTGCACCGCGGCCTGTTCCCGCTGGCCCTGCTGGGGCTGCGCCTGCTGCACGACCGGCCCGCGCCCACCGACCCGCACCTCGACTGGGGCCCGTACCGCCCCTGGGCGCGCCCCCTCGTGCTGCTCGCCCAGGACCGAGCCGGGGAGGCTCGGGCTGCCCTCGCCGCGGTGCCCGAACCACCGCGCGACCACATGCAGGAGGCACTGTGGTGCCTGACCGCCCGCGCCGCCGTGCGCCTCGACGAGCGCGGAATCGCCGCGCGCGCCGAGGCCGTCCTGCGCAGTGCCCGTGCCGAACATGCCGGTGCCGCCGGCGGAATGCTGACCCTGGGACCGGTGGCGCGCTACCTGGCCGAAGCGGAGGCATGTGCCGGAGCCGGGTGAGCGACCGCAGTACGCGGACCCCGAGCTCGTACGTGCCCGCCCCACGGCCCCGGCGTGATCAGGTCGCCAGGGCTCAGAGGGCGTCCATTGCCGCTGCCAGGGGTCGGTGACGGTTTCGGAGTGGCGGGTCGTGATCCACACGCGCTGCTCCGCGGGATCCGACCTGTCACGTCGGGACGGGTGTGAGCGGCCGGGTCGGCCCCCTCCCCGCGAGCGCCGCCCCGCCGTCCGTACGATCTGCGGATGAGGACCGGGAAGAAGAAGACGACGAGGGCGGCGAGGGCGCGGCGCGACAGGCGGATGCGCATCGTGGCCTGCGCGGGGTGGGCGACGTCCGCTCTGGTGCTTCTGGGAGCCTTCGCGTACACCTCCGTCCTCGCCACCGTGCGCGTGGGGCTCGTCGGGGAGCACCAGCACGTCCGCGTCGAGACATGCGAGGAGCGCAGCAACTCCCGGGCCGCGGGCAACCACTTCCGGTGTGCGGTCCGGTCTGCCGAGGCGCAGGACACCGGGAGGGAGCCGGACTCCTGGACCATGCGTTTCGAGAGCAGGCCGGGCCACACCGCCGAGGCGGCCCGGGCGCCTTGGGGGGAATGGGTCCGGCTGGAGCACGGCGCCCTCCAGTGGGCGACGAGCTTCCTCATCCCCGTGCTCCCGCTCCTGGGCGCGGGCCTCCTCACCGCTGCCGCCGTACGAGCCGTGCGCCCGTCGGAGTTCTGAGCCGCCGGAGTGCTGAGCCGGGTGCCGGAAACCCACCGGCGCGCCGCGGACTGAACGTCGGCGCCCTGTGGCACGTACCTCTGGGTGACGTCACCGAAGTTCGGTTCGGGACAACGACGAAGGGAATGCCGCGATGAGCGCAGCGCAGGAGCGCCGGATCCTCCTCGAACGCCGCACCGTCGTCGCAGCGGTGGGAGCGGCCGGAGCGGCTGTCGTCCTCACCGCGTGCGGCGGATCGGACGG
Encoded here:
- a CDS encoding AfsR/SARP family transcriptional regulator → MRIDVLGAVRAFRDDGSPVDLGGPRHREVLARLVTAEGRMVTTDSLVDDLWTDPPARGVGALRTFVAALRRALEPDRPPRDPPRVLVTEGPGYALRLPREDVDVHRFQDTLARARRNPDAVTDLGTALADWRGPAYADVTGSAWAQRERTRLEELRLEGAELRARILLGSGEGADLVAELGAHVAEHPWREPAWGLLARALHRAGRQADALATLRRARAMLVEQLGLDPGAGLQRLETDILNGNVPPEGARTAWTGHGARLGPRTTVDLARTLALAGGDALVHSRRDRLAAVQAAERTGDLSLTARIIAAYDVPAIWSRADDPEQSRDVVAAAERTLIALGPDSPADLAARLLATVAVESRSAGLSRAELKRARQAARQAEALARGLADPALLAFALNGVFLQSFTRPGLAVVRDRIGAEILDLATRHELPNFALLGRLVRLQSASALGDLDAATSHAKAAEQLAVTTEAPLVPVLTGWFRARATAARSVEPGGPTAATAAAHYRAAEDALQTAGMPGLHRGLFPLALLGLRLLHDRPAPTDPHLDWGPYRPWARPLVLLAQDRAGEARAALAAVPEPPRDHMQEALWCLTARAAVRLDERGIAARAEAVLRSARAEHAGAAGGMLTLGPVARYLAEAEACAGAG